AATAAGGTTATCCGTAGTGTCAGCGTGCGCGTCGAGGGCGATACGCTCTATGCAACCGTTGGCTATATGCCGGATACCGAAACCTTGTGCATGTGCACCTGGGTAGATTTGTCGTTTACTGTCGACAAGGAACTATTGGGCGGTTCCGTAAAGACCTTGGTCATAGGCGAAGAGGTATTCCCGTACCGCGAAAAGGCTGAATCTTCTTCGGAAGAGTGAGTTTGGGCTTTTTTTACGAAAAAACTGCGTTTTTTGCGGTATATTCTGCATTTTTTATAGTATATTTATTAAAGAATGAATTTCAAGGAGAATGAATGAAAAAGTTTGTCAAGGCGTCTCTTGTTGCGGCCATGCTTGCCGCTCCTGTTATGGCTGATGAACAGTTCGGTGGTATCGGTGTTACGATTTACCAGGTGCCTGCTGGCGTGTTCGTTGCCGAAGTGATTCCCGGTGGTCCCGCTTCTGAAACCAAGATTAAGAGTGGTGACGTTATTGTCGCTGTGGACGGTGTTTCCCTGAAGGGCAAGACCATCGATTTTTCGAAGGAACAGATTCGCGGCCAGATTGATAAGCCGGTCGAACTCACGTACGTGAGCGAGGGCGATACGCTCTCCGCTGTCGTGCGTCGCACATCCATGCTTGTCAAGGATTTCAACGCCGAGGATGTCGCTGCCTGGTATGGCGACAAGGATGAATTCAATGCCCAGGAGCTTGAAACGTTTGCCAGCGGAAGCGAGACCGACAAGCAGCTGCTTGCCGTGTTGAGCCGCGGTTCTGTCGTCGCGGGCGATGCCGAGAAGGTTTCCGCAAGCAACCTGAACGGCGTGTTCGTGAAGAAGGCCGAAGTTGTCGCCCCGAAGGTGAATTCGAACAAGGGTGTCAAGTCTAACGGCGCCGTGCTGAAGGGCTTCAGCCGCAATTCTATCGCCTTTACGCTCAAGACTGCGGGCACGACTGTCGTGAAGGTCTCCGACCCGAACGGTGAAGTGGTCGCGACTGTGCGTGTGGATAATGCTCCGGCCGGATTCAACTC
This genomic stretch from Fibrobacter sp. harbors:
- a CDS encoding PDZ domain-containing protein; this encodes MKKFVKASLVAAMLAAPVMADEQFGGIGVTIYQVPAGVFVAEVIPGGPASETKIKSGDVIVAVDGVSLKGKTIDFSKEQIRGQIDKPVELTYVSEGDTLSAVVRRTSMLVKDFNAEDVAAWYGDKDEFNAQELETFASGSETDKQLLAVLSRGSVVAGDAEKVSASNLNGVFVKKAEVVAPKVNSNKGVKSNGAVLKGFSRNSIAFTLKTAGTTVVKVSDPNGEVVATVRVDNAPAGFNSVAWNSENIPSGRYMVSIEQSFGISGKFAVLK